CTTGGGGGTGGGATTGTATAAAAAATAAAGTTGATGGGACAGCAAGAGAGAAAAGAGCACAAAAAATATTTGAACAACGCTATGGAAAAGATAACGTTCTATCTGAGAGGTACTTAAGAGATTCTAATGGAAAAATAGTTAGAGATCCTATTACAGGTGAAGGTCGAAGAGTTGATTTTGTGATCAAAAATGCTGATGGAAAAACAGGAGTAGCAAAGGAAATAACTAGTAAAACTGCGGATAAAATTGCACAGCTGGCTAAAGAGGATAGAATTCGTCAAGCAGGTGGGGTTTATGTAAGAGATCCTAAAACACGGGAATTAATAAAAGTTGATGATGTTTCAACTGTATATAGGGCTAAGTAAATATGAGTGATATAGATTTTAACATGCATAATATGCCAATGCTTTTATCAAGAAATAAAAGTGATGATTATCAAAAAAGAGTTATAAAATCGTCTACAATATTATTGTCTTTTTTAAAAGATAATAATTTAATCAATATTGATCCATTTAATGAACAAGGCTATTTAAAATTAGATCTAGTTGTTAAACAATCTAATCTAACAGATATTGGTAATGCTTTATTTGTCAAGATAATACCTAATTGGTTTAAATATATAGATAAAGGTGGAAATGCTGAAAATATAACAAAACTTGAAAAGGGATTGATGGAATTGCAAAAAACAGTATCTTAGACTGATTAATAACCTAGATGAATAATAGTTTTTCTCCATACTCGTTTGGTTAGCCGGTCTGAACAACTCACAGACAATCAAGACAATACCACTTGGCAAGCGGAATATGAAATTTGAGACAATATAACAAACAAATGGAAAAACAACCAAAATTACTTTGAGCAAAACTTAAGATACCAAGGCCAGTATCTGGATAGAAAAACAGGATTGCACTATAATACCTTTAGGTATTATGACCCTGATATAGGACGATTTATTCAGCCTGATCCTATAGGTTTGTTAGACGGGCACAATCTTTATCAATATGCTCCGAATCCTATTCATTGGGTTGATCCTTGGGGATGATATAGGTATAAACCAAGAGATGAAATTAGAGCACAACCGAGTTCAAGGGGGACTGCAATAAATCGTGCATGGGTACAAGAGCATGATTTAGTTAAGGCTGGTGGAGGAGCAAGAAACTGGACTCCGCAAGAGAGAGTTAATATTAAGTTCCAGAATGCTATTAAAATCATTATGTAATCCCTAGGTCTATGCATAATCGCTTAGCAGAGAGGCTTGTTGGTTTAGATGTTGATAGCACAAGGAATTTAATTTATTTGTCTAAAGAACGAGGAACTCATCCTAATTATATCGTCCCTGTTTATACACTAAATTACTTTCTAATAAGCGTCTGCCATTATTGAGAATACTATTATAAAAAATGTTATAAACAGTCGGTTTAATTAAAACATGTTCCCCTGGTGAGGTCACTGTATGAATAATAGATAAGATAGCTGGTATGACATTAGTTGAATAAAGTATCCAGTCTTTATTTATCTGAAAATTATGCCGTTTACTCCACCATAATTTGACTGCATTTAAATATTCATCTGGCACAATCGTATAACCAATCTAACTACAAATAAATAATCATTGGAGCTTCTTCCATCCATAAGTCTCTAATGGAGAAGAAAGCCAACTATTGTGCTAAATAATGGTTAAAAAATCGGCTGCTTTCATTAAAGTAACGTTTAGTTTCAGGGGCATCTGGCACCATTAAATACTGGGCGTGTGATAAACCTTCAAGTACTATTAAATCAGCAGTCACACCAGCATCACGTAGTTTTAAATGCATTCGTACGGTATTACTTAAAAACAGATCGCGTGTTCCACTGAATAACAGTGTTGGTGGAAAATCTGTAACATCACCATAAATGGGTGAAAGTAACGGATCCTTTAAGTCTTCACCATTAGCATACAGTTTTGCTGCATCACCCAGCCAGCCGTCATAACTAACCAGAACATTATCAATCCCTTCATGGGTGAAATAAGAATCGCCTGTTTTAGATAAATCAGTCCAAGGTGTTCCCACAACAATTGCGGCTGGTAATGGTAAACTTTCTGCTTTAGCTTTTAACATTAGCGCGAGCGTTATACCGCCACCAGTAGAGGTGCCAAAAACCCCTATTTTGTTCGCTGGGTAATGCTTAAGAATTTCACGATAAGCTGCTACTGCATCATCAATAGCGGCTGGAAAGGGGAAATCAGGTGGCATACGGTAATCAATTGAAATCACTTTAATTTGGCCAAAGCCTGCCATCAAAATGGCTTCATCCGTTCCAGCCTCTCCCGGATTAAGCACATAACCGCCCCCATGAAAATGTAGCAATACACGATTTTTGTTTTCAGATCGAGTCTGTTTTGGTGTAATAATAAAGCCATTTATACCACCAAACTGCACAGGTTCAACAGTAACCTGCATCTGCTTACGTAAAGCTGGCAATTGCTGAATACTATGCTGAGCAAATTGATTAACCCAGTTCTTCCACTCCTGATTTGTTTTTGGATGGTCATTCCAAATAGATGCAGGCTCACCAGAAACCAGTGGCAGAATTTGAGTGCTGACGGTTTCTGGCGTAGGGAAATGACGAACCTGAGTATTTTGCGCATGGGTAGATAGGCTGAAAAATATCAAAAGCACGATCATATATTGTCTTATATTCATACGAGTTTCTCACTAATGTTTAACCATATAAGCAAACCTTAAGAGCTTTAGTCGATCAGCTCAATCACAGCGTTAAAATCACGTTTCATGGTGACCAGCTTTTCTTTGCCTGACTCAATTCGTCCTAACACATATAATTGAGTGCCATGGCCATTACCTTTATAGAATATGGCTAAATTGCCCCAAGGTGCATAATAGGTAAAGTCACCTGTTGTTTGTTCTGCATTTGGTGTGTTATGTGTCGTGAGCTTTTTAGGTGGATAGGCAATTTTTTCTGTATTAGAAAAATCAGAGAAACTTAAGGTTAACGGTAATTGAGCCAAAAGTTCATGGCTGGCAGCTGTATCAAACAAACTAACCACGACTTCATTGTTGGCAAAAGTGACTTTAATACGGGCAATCACCGTATCTCGAGAGTTATTTGATGTGTTCATTTGTGCACTTGCCCATGTTGTAAACATAAAACCTATGAAAAAAGTGAAAAAAAGTTTTTTAATCATAGCGTTGCTCCCTTAATTAGGAGATACGTTGGTATCTCCCGTTTTTTAACATTACTGCAAGTTGGTTTTAAAGAATGTGGTTAGTTTATCAAATGGAATAAGATTCACTCGGTCATATAAATCCACATGTCCTGTATCTGGAACGATATAAAGTTCTTTGGGTTGTGCTGCGCGTTTGTAAGCGTCTTGACTAAATTCAATTGAATGAGCTTTTTCACCAGCAATAAATAACATTGGCCGTGGTGAAATAGTTTCAATATCATTGAACGGATAGAAATTCATAAATTTCACGTTGCTGGTCAGGGTTGGATGAGTTGTTAACTCAGCAGACAAACCTTTAGGCGTAAATTCTCCTCGAGGCGTACGATAAAAATCAAAGAATTCGCGCTCAATCGGCGTAGACTTATCATTAATTTCATGTACCGTTCCACTGGTATATTTTGTTTCACCGCCAGTGAATTCAACATAACGTTGCTGAGCAGCATCGGCAATGATTTGCTTTCTTTGTTCCAGCGTTAATGAGTGATTTAACGCATTGCGGTTTGCAGCCCCCATATCGTACATACTCACTGTCGCAATCGCCTTCAAGCGGGGATCGATTTTAGCCGCGCTGATGGCAAAGCTGCCACTGCCACAAATACCAATTACACCTATATTTGCTCGGTCCACAAAAGGCTGCGTTCCTAAATAATCCACGGCCGCACTAAAGTCTTCGGCATAAATATCGGGTGATACTAAATTACGTGGTTGTCCCTCGCTTTCCCCCCAATACGACAGATCAATTGCTAACGTGACGAAGCCTTGTTCTGCCATTTTAGTTGCATATAAATTAGCACTTTGCTCTTTTACCGCTCCCATAGGATGACCGACAATAATAGCCGGATGCTTAGCATTTTGGTCGAACGCTTTAGGCATAAACAAATTACCTGTCACATTCATAGTAAATTGGTTTTTAAAGGTTACTTTTTGTACGGTTACTTTATCGCTTTGATAAAAATTATTTGCACCATTTGACATATCTTGACCTATAGCTGATGTGGATGAAATAATGCCTGCGAAAGCGATCAATATTGCTATCGCACCATTAAAGTTGAGGAGTTGCCGAAGTTTTGTCATAAGACCCCCTTTGGTATAATAAATGGTCGTTTACATTAATAATTTTCAAAATAAAACATTACGCTAATCTATTTGTTGCCCTGAAAAATAATGAGAAACTCAATTTGATTAATATTGCTGATCCAGCCAGAATCAGCGCTGCTGTGATAAAGATACCGTACATGCCTATATTGTCGAAAATCAGTCCACCGATCGCTGCTGCTAAGCCAATCGAAAATTGAATTGCAGCCACCGATAGGCCACCAATCATTTCTGCTTTATCTGCTAGAGTACGAGCAATCCACGTAGACCAACCGACAGGGATAAAACCAAACATCAATCCCCAGCCAATGACTAAGATCAAGTTCCAAATGGTTTGTCCATTACTGCTCAATAATAAAATCGCAAGCACGAGCAGGATAAGATGAACAGCAATCATGGTTGCTCGAAACTGTTTGCCGAGGAAAAAACCAGCAATAAAAGTTCCCATGCAATTAGCGATACCAAATACTAGTAAAACAGTTGCTAATGTATCTGACGATAATGTCAGGTTATATTCGAGAAATGGCCTAAGATAAGTGAAAAAGATATGGTAACCACCGTAACTGAAAATTGTGGCACCAATACCAATAAGCACCCAGTTTTGCTGCAACAGACCAAACATATTTTTAAAACCATTGCCTGTCTGCGCTGTTAAGGAAGGTAAAGCAAAATATTGCCAGACGAGTGCAATAGCACTTAACAGCGCGGAAAGTAGGAAAACGCTACGCCAGCCAATTATAGAACCTAAATAGCTGGCAAGTGGTAAGGAAATAATGGTCGCGACAGAAACTCCCGCATATATAATACTTAACGCACGGGGAATATCTCTTTTAGGCGCCAGCTGTAACGCAACTGCCGAAGCCATTGACCAGAAGCCACCGACGCAAAGCCCTAATATACCGCGACCCATTAACAACACAGGATAATTAGGTGCTAAGGCAACCAATATGTTTGAAATCACTAATAAAGCAGACAATATCAGTAAAATATAACGCCGATTAATCGTCTTCGTTAATGGCGATAATGTCAGGCTGGCAAGCACGGCCAAAACACCCACCACTGTTACGCTTTGCCCAGCCATACCTTCGGTAATATTTAACTCTTGCGCAATAGGTGTTAATAAACTCACTGGAATAAACTCTGCAGCAATTAAACTGGTTACCCCTATAAACAGCGAGCAGATTGCCGACCAATGTGCTTTTTCCAATGATGCATTTATCTCTACTTTCATCTTAATACTCAATCAGTTAAAAATCAGCGAACGTGTCATAACGAACGCATTACTTTTGTCAGTAAAAGGCAACTTACTCTCTCATTTATTAAAAAATTGAGGTGAATTGCCATTACGACTTTTTTTCAAGGAGTAAAGCAAATAGTCAAGACAATCGATCTGCTTTTGTTTTTCATGGAGTAGTTCAAGCAACTGGCAACGGTGACGAAGTAATATGCGTAATTGTTCTGCTGTATTACCTTTTGCTTGCAAGTCAATATACTTCGCTATGAACGCTTCTTTACAACCCGCATCTTTTAAGTTTTGAACACTCACCAAAAACACATCCATCTCATCTTTTAACCCGATTACTTTTAATATTTTTAAGTTTATTAAGATAATAAAGGTATGTAAAATACTTATATTGTATAGTAAGTAATGCCTTTAAAGCATAGGTCTATATTTTGTTAAATATAGGGAGTACAGTTCATGGATATCAAAGTACTACGTTATTTCTTAGCACTTGCCAGAGAGGAGAGTGTAACTGCTGCTGCCGAATATTTACACTTAACTCAACCAACCTTATCAAGACAACTTAGCGAACTGGAAGATGAACTCGGTACTACATTGTTTATTCGCGGTAGCCGAAAAATAACACTAACTGATGAAGGAATGCGGTTGCGTAAACGAGCGGAGGAAATCGTTGAATTGGTCAGAAAGACTGAGGCCGAATTTCAGGCTCCAGTGGAAATCATTAGCGGCGATATTTACATTGGTGGTGGTGAAAGCTATGTGATGGGATTGGTCGCTGATGTGATTAAAGAGTTACAGAACGATTATCCACATGTTAATGTTCATATTTTTAGTGGCGATGCGGATGAAGTTACTGAACGTATCGATAAAGGTTTATTAGATTTCGGAGTACTTATTGAACCAGCACATATCAGTAAATATGACTCTTTAGTTTTACCAGCAAAAGATACATGGGGGGTATTAATGCGCAAAGATAGTCCTTTGGCGCAAAAAGAGTTCATTCAACCGAAGGATTTATGGGACTTGCCTTTGATTGGTTCAAAGCAACGGTTTGTTGATGACCGCATCGCAAAATGGATTAAACGTGATTATAAAAAACTAAATATTGTTGCAACGTATAATTTAATTTTTAATGCAACCTTAATGGTGGAAAAAGGTATTGGTTATGCATTATGTCTGGATAAACTGGTCAATACTGCTGGTAATAGCTCACTCTGTTTCCGTCCACTTAAACCAGTACTGGAAGTAGATGTGGATATTGTTTGGAAAAAATATCAGATATTCTCTAAACCGGCTGAACTGTTTTTACAACGTCTGAAAGCCGCTTTTGGCTAAGCTACTTCACGGATATTTTTTAGTCTTGTTTGATTTGGCTTTTAATTATTTTAGGTAAACTATTCGATTAATTTAAAAAATATAAATAAACATTTTAAAGAAGTGAGTAAGGCTTAAAAAATTAACATAAAATCAAGCATGGTCGCAAACTAGATTTTTGACAAAAATAATGTAGCGTTTTATAACTATCGACAATTACATATAACAACCATAAAGATTACATGTAACAAATTAAAAGCGAAATTTCAGCTCTTAATGGGGATTATCTGTGTAATTCCGGGTGTTGGGGGCGGGTTTCGGTTAGCATTTAAGTCACTCCTCAGAAAAACGCAGTTCTATGGTCCTGTCATGTTTGATGTTGTTGTAGCGATTTTAGAAGAAGCTAACCGATTATTCGACATGAATTTACCACTAAATCCTGAAAAATACTTGATGCAAATGATAGATGTACCAGCGTTACAAGGATACCTTGATGAAGTTCGTGTA
This portion of the Entomomonas sp. E2T0 genome encodes:
- a CDS encoding alpha/beta hydrolase is translated as MNIRQYMIVLLIFFSLSTHAQNTQVRHFPTPETVSTQILPLVSGEPASIWNDHPKTNQEWKNWVNQFAQHSIQQLPALRKQMQVTVEPVQFGGINGFIITPKQTRSENKNRVLLHFHGGGYVLNPGEAGTDEAILMAGFGQIKVISIDYRMPPDFPFPAAIDDAVAAYREILKHYPANKIGVFGTSTGGGITLALMLKAKAESLPLPAAIVVGTPWTDLSKTGDSYFTHEGIDNVLVSYDGWLGDAAKLYANGEDLKDPLLSPIYGDVTDFPPTLLFSGTRDLFLSNTVRMHLKLRDAGVTADLIVLEGLSHAQYLMVPDAPETKRYFNESSRFFNHYLAQ
- a CDS encoding cyclophilin-like fold protein, with product MNTSNNSRDTVIARIKVTFANNEVVVSLFDTAASHELLAQLPLTLSFSDFSNTEKIAYPPKKLTTHNTPNAEQTTGDFTYYAPWGNLAIFYKGNGHGTQLYVLGRIESGKEKLVTMKRDFNAVIELID
- a CDS encoding alpha/beta hydrolase, with product MSNGANNFYQSDKVTVQKVTFKNQFTMNVTGNLFMPKAFDQNAKHPAIIVGHPMGAVKEQSANLYATKMAEQGFVTLAIDLSYWGESEGQPRNLVSPDIYAEDFSAAVDYLGTQPFVDRANIGVIGICGSGSFAISAAKIDPRLKAIATVSMYDMGAANRNALNHSLTLEQRKQIIADAAQQRYVEFTGGETKYTSGTVHEINDKSTPIEREFFDFYRTPRGEFTPKGLSAELTTHPTLTSNVKFMNFYPFNDIETISPRPMLFIAGEKAHSIEFSQDAYKRAAQPKELYIVPDTGHVDLYDRVNLIPFDKLTTFFKTNLQ
- a CDS encoding MFS transporter; the encoded protein is MKVEINASLEKAHWSAICSLFIGVTSLIAAEFIPVSLLTPIAQELNITEGMAGQSVTVVGVLAVLASLTLSPLTKTINRRYILLILSALLVISNILVALAPNYPVLLMGRGILGLCVGGFWSMASAVALQLAPKRDIPRALSIIYAGVSVATIISLPLASYLGSIIGWRSVFLLSALLSAIALVWQYFALPSLTAQTGNGFKNMFGLLQQNWVLIGIGATIFSYGGYHIFFTYLRPFLEYNLTLSSDTLATVLLVFGIANCMGTFIAGFFLGKQFRATMIAVHLILLVLAILLLSSNGQTIWNLILVIGWGLMFGFIPVGWSTWIARTLADKAEMIGGLSVAAIQFSIGLAAAIGGLIFDNIGMYGIFITAALILAGSAILIKLSFSLFFRATNRLA
- a CDS encoding LysR family transcriptional regulator, which produces MDIKVLRYFLALAREESVTAAAEYLHLTQPTLSRQLSELEDELGTTLFIRGSRKITLTDEGMRLRKRAEEIVELVRKTEAEFQAPVEIISGDIYIGGGESYVMGLVADVIKELQNDYPHVNVHIFSGDADEVTERIDKGLLDFGVLIEPAHISKYDSLVLPAKDTWGVLMRKDSPLAQKEFIQPKDLWDLPLIGSKQRFVDDRIAKWIKRDYKKLNIVATYNLIFNATLMVEKGIGYALCLDKLVNTAGNSSLCFRPLKPVLEVDVDIVWKKYQIFSKPAELFLQRLKAAFG